The Teredinibacter sp. KSP-S5-2 genomic interval GTCTACACTTTGTGTTGGGCACGTACCTTGCAATATCACTCAATAAATTCAACTTACCCCTTGTGTACGACAGTTTTCTGACACACACAAACGTAAGCATACGCAGACCGTACTTACAGCATAGGACACAAATCATGGCACTACGCAGTTTTTTAGTTGTTGCTCTATTGGTTTTCTGCTCACCATCCGTGCTGGGTCAAGACTATCAGGATCTCGCATTTTTAAGCACTGCGGTGAAACAACATGTGACTCAGGAATTGATTGATGAATATGGCCGCAAGGAATTTGAAAACAATATTGAAATCCAGGTAAGTAGCATTGATCCCAGGCTTAAGCTGGCGAGTTGCGAAAATGGCCTGCAGTTTTCAACCATTAAACAAGGGTATAACGCGCAAAAATTCTCGGTTAAAGTGCGCTGCGACAGAGATCAGCAATGGACTATTTATATCCCGGTTTCGACGGATGTGTATGCAGATGTTGTGGTCGCAGCCTATAACCTTCAACGCGGAGAAGTGGTTACAGAAGAAAGTTTGACCACCAAAAGGATGAATACTTCTCTACTTAATAGCAGCTTCATCATGTCTGCTGAGCGAGCAATTGGCAAAGAAACCAAACGACCAATCAGAGCTGGCGAGCCGATTCGGTTGTCTGGCCTGACGGAAACCAATGTCATCAATCGTGGAGATGCAGTAACCATAGAGGCATCTCTCTCCGCCCTCATGGTAACCGCGCCCGGTGAGGCAATGTCTTCGGGTTATGTAGGACAGCAAATTCGGGTAAAAAACACCAAATCCAGCCGTATTGTTGACGCTATCGTGGCAGGTCCTGGCAGAGTAACAGTGATGAATGCTCATTTGCTGGCAAACTCATCTAATAGGTAAAAAAAAGTTAAAGTTGCATAAAAAACTGCCGATACTCTGTGTAGACAGTTAAAATTTGTGGCATATAGCGCACAAAAGGTAGGTTAAGATCATGGTTATTGATCCGAGTAACAGTATCCACACAAGCCATATGGCGGCCAATAAGGCCAAGCCGGCGGCTCAACGAGAAGCGAAAGCGGAAGTCTCAAACGACACCAGTTCCGAGTCCGCCAGTGATAATGTGTCGCTCAGCATTTCCGGTAAAACCCTGGCTCAGGTTGAAGCAAGCCTGGCTGAAGCACCAGATATCGATGAAGCGAAAGTCGCTGTAATTAAAGCCGCTATCGCGAATGGTAGCTACAAGGTTGATCCGGACAAAATCGCCGCTAGCATTCTTGCTCAAGAGAGCCTGTACTAATAAAAAAGTCAGGCTCTTTACCTCTTTTCCCCTCTCTTCTGCCACATCGGCATAAAAACTGCTCTAGTCTTAATATGAGTCATTAACAACACGTTAATGTCAATAAGTTGACCCTGGATACTCAGTTATGACTTTGGCGAATACACAAACAAGCTCCCCCAATCAGCAAGATATCGAGCAACAGGTTGCCACTGATATAAACGCGTGCAAACAGTTACTTCGCTTATTAACAGATGAATCAGAAGCGCTGAAACACCGCGATGCAAATAAGCTTGAGGAAATCATTAACAGCAAGCTGGCATACCTGGCTCAACTGGAACAAAGTGCCAATCTGCGCAGCCAGTGGCTAAAAGTACCGATAGAACAAGCCGCTGATAAATGGGACGAACTGTTACTCAGTTTCCAAAACCCCGGCCTGCAAGCCGCATGGAAGAATCTGCAAAAGCTCGTTGAAGAATGTCGGGTAAAAAATGAAACCAACGGCAAAATGCTGGCCCGAAACCAGCAGGTATATTCCCGCCTGGTCAATATCGTGCGCGGCCAGACGGATGCCCCTTCCCTTTATACTGCAACAGGAAACGCTACCGGTGGCTATAACCGGGGAAATTCCGTCGGCGAAGCATAATCACTTTGATACCTTAAGTAGCAAGCTTTATAATTGCGCGTTCTAAAGAGGTTCTGAGAATTCAGTTTTTTAGAACCTCTCCAAGTAACGCTCCCGTAGTTGAATGGATACAATAGGGTCCTCCTAAGACTTAGGTGCTGGTTCGATTCCAGCCGGGAGCGCCATCTCACAAATAAGGCGAGTAAACGCCACCTATTGGCTTGTTGTTGATTCCCATGAATTTATTGATATTGCAACCCGGGCAACTCAAAGGTGCGTTGGCACACCTTTCCCCCCGACAATCCAACCACGTGCTGAAAATATTACGCCTGAATACAGGGGATTCGCTACAGGTTGGAATCCTCAACGGTATGATCGGCAACGC includes:
- the flgA gene encoding flagellar basal body P-ring formation chaperone FlgA yields the protein MALRSFLVVALLVFCSPSVLGQDYQDLAFLSTAVKQHVTQELIDEYGRKEFENNIEIQVSSIDPRLKLASCENGLQFSTIKQGYNAQKFSVKVRCDRDQQWTIYIPVSTDVYADVVVAAYNLQRGEVVTEESLTTKRMNTSLLNSSFIMSAERAIGKETKRPIRAGEPIRLSGLTETNVINRGDAVTIEASLSALMVTAPGEAMSSGYVGQQIRVKNTKSSRIVDAIVAGPGRVTVMNAHLLANSSNR
- the flgM gene encoding flagellar biosynthesis anti-sigma factor FlgM — translated: MVIDPSNSIHTSHMAANKAKPAAQREAKAEVSNDTSSESASDNVSLSISGKTLAQVEASLAEAPDIDEAKVAVIKAAIANGSYKVDPDKIAASILAQESLY
- a CDS encoding flagellar protein FlgN, with product MTLANTQTSSPNQQDIEQQVATDINACKQLLRLLTDESEALKHRDANKLEEIINSKLAYLAQLEQSANLRSQWLKVPIEQAADKWDELLLSFQNPGLQAAWKNLQKLVEECRVKNETNGKMLARNQQVYSRLVNIVRGQTDAPSLYTATGNATGGYNRGNSVGEA